Proteins encoded within one genomic window of Candidatus Baltobacteraceae bacterium:
- a CDS encoding HlyD family secretion protein — protein MDTREADRQVIEKPPVKGTNGSAAQAPEARADQADGEKQSGSGRRLVFIAGGVVAVILLLVFGIPWLSYALSHQGTDDARVDADVVAVTSKIPERINRILVNTNQQVRKGQLLVVLDNKDELAKLSQAQAQYDLALANQRTLTLQNQGGVTAAGGTVGTQEAQVPVAQSGVQQAQSQLQVAVSQVPAAQQSYAKAQADYNRTASLVASGDEAAQQLDTARANQAQAAAQLQTAKDQVSAAQASVAAAQSRVGAAVAGVTSAQGGLTTAQGKLQQSADPSQVEAAKAQLDLAKQNLADTRIASAIDGYVGEKNVEVGQTVGAGASLMTLIPNHIYITANYKETQMGNMRVGQPVDIKVDAYKGVTFHGHVESINPASQNTYALVPAQNATGNFVKVTQRIPVRISIDDPRSDMPLRPGMSVETSVKVK, from the coding sequence ATGGATACACGGGAAGCCGACCGTCAGGTTATCGAGAAGCCGCCGGTCAAAGGGACCAACGGCTCGGCGGCTCAGGCGCCCGAAGCGCGCGCCGACCAGGCGGATGGCGAAAAGCAAAGCGGATCGGGTCGGCGGCTCGTCTTCATCGCGGGTGGCGTCGTGGCCGTCATCCTATTACTCGTCTTCGGGATCCCGTGGCTGTCGTACGCGCTGTCGCACCAAGGCACCGACGATGCCCGCGTCGACGCCGACGTCGTTGCCGTCACGAGCAAAATCCCCGAGCGAATCAATCGGATTTTGGTCAACACCAACCAGCAGGTTCGTAAGGGCCAGCTGCTGGTCGTGCTCGACAACAAGGACGAGCTCGCGAAACTCTCGCAGGCACAGGCGCAGTACGATCTGGCGCTCGCGAATCAACGCACGCTGACCTTGCAGAACCAAGGCGGCGTGACGGCGGCCGGGGGAACCGTGGGCACGCAAGAGGCGCAAGTTCCGGTCGCGCAATCGGGCGTGCAGCAAGCGCAATCGCAGCTGCAGGTCGCGGTCTCGCAAGTTCCGGCCGCGCAGCAGTCGTACGCGAAGGCTCAGGCCGATTACAACCGTACCGCGTCGCTGGTTGCCAGCGGCGACGAGGCGGCACAGCAGCTCGACACCGCGCGCGCAAACCAAGCGCAAGCTGCGGCTCAACTGCAAACGGCCAAGGATCAAGTTTCCGCCGCGCAAGCCAGCGTCGCCGCCGCTCAGTCGCGCGTCGGCGCGGCCGTAGCCGGCGTGACGTCGGCCCAAGGCGGCCTGACGACCGCGCAGGGCAAGCTGCAGCAGTCGGCCGATCCCAGTCAAGTCGAAGCCGCCAAGGCGCAGCTCGATCTGGCCAAGCAGAATTTGGCGGACACGCGCATCGCGTCCGCGATCGACGGCTACGTCGGCGAGAAGAACGTCGAGGTCGGTCAAACGGTCGGCGCGGGTGCGAGCTTGATGACCTTGATTCCGAATCACATTTACATCACGGCGAACTACAAAGAAACGCAGATGGGCAACATGCGCGTGGGACAGCCGGTCGATATCAAAGTCGACGCGTATAAAGGCGTGACGTTCCACGGACACGTGGAATCGATCAATCCGGCGTCGCAGAACACCTACGCGCTCGTGCCGGCGCAAAACGCCACCGGCAACTTCGTGAAGGTGACGCAGCGCATCCCCGTCCGCATCTCGATCGACGACCCTCGATCCGACATGCCGTTGCGGCCCGGAATGAGCGTCGAGACTTCAGTTAAAGTCAAATAG
- a CDS encoding DHA2 family efflux MFS transporter permease subunit yields the protein MEQSVAEIGLRRVIVSLAVIAATLLEIIDTTIVNVALPNIQGNFGVAVDQGAWIVTGYIIANVIVIPITPWLAARFGRRQYFFASIVIFTIASLMCGLSGSFGQLVFWRIIQGLGGGGLISTSQAILRDTYTLKEQGRAQGIFAMGVIVGPALGPVLGGWITDNWNWHWCFFINLPVGVAAATLIWLYLRNPSEPQKKPLDWIGLGLLALGLGSMQYVLDQGQQYDWFDDANIRLFTAVSVAGLGAFVWWTLRSVKPVVDLHVLRLRQVAAGSVLGAILGVSLYGSILVLPQYLQNSLGFTATLSGLTMLVRAVSIMVFTPITAALAGRGVIDPRVSTAVGFVLLGVSNWILAGVTTPETQFGTLVASLILSGIGLSQIFVPLSIAVLGGVPDKEVPATSAFFNLSRQVGGSIATAVLVTLLVRGTTLHQTELAATQTLAHAPTAQYLQTDGSPTSQIELGNLVAGQAAVQSYADTSRWVAIITIALTPLVLLLNKPRLGLVAAE from the coding sequence ATGGAACAAAGCGTGGCCGAAATCGGCCTGCGCAGGGTGATCGTTAGCCTCGCGGTCATCGCGGCCACCCTGCTGGAGATCATCGACACCACGATCGTCAACGTCGCGCTGCCGAACATTCAGGGAAACTTCGGCGTCGCAGTCGATCAGGGCGCGTGGATCGTCACCGGATACATCATCGCCAACGTCATCGTCATCCCGATCACGCCGTGGCTGGCGGCGCGCTTCGGCCGGCGCCAGTACTTCTTCGCATCGATCGTCATCTTCACGATCGCGTCGCTGATGTGCGGTCTCTCGGGGAGCTTCGGACAACTCGTCTTCTGGCGCATTATCCAGGGTCTGGGCGGCGGGGGATTGATCTCGACGTCGCAAGCGATTCTGCGCGACACGTACACGCTAAAAGAGCAGGGTAGGGCGCAAGGCATCTTCGCGATGGGCGTGATCGTCGGACCGGCACTCGGCCCCGTCCTCGGCGGCTGGATCACCGATAACTGGAACTGGCACTGGTGTTTCTTCATCAACTTACCCGTCGGGGTTGCGGCGGCGACGTTGATTTGGCTTTACCTGCGCAATCCGTCGGAACCGCAAAAGAAGCCGCTCGATTGGATCGGTTTGGGACTGCTCGCGCTCGGTCTGGGATCGATGCAGTACGTTCTCGACCAAGGACAACAGTACGATTGGTTCGACGACGCCAATATCCGGTTGTTTACCGCGGTTTCGGTAGCCGGACTTGGGGCGTTCGTTTGGTGGACCCTGCGTTCGGTCAAGCCGGTCGTGGATCTGCACGTGCTGCGCCTGCGCCAAGTCGCCGCCGGCAGCGTGCTGGGTGCCATACTCGGCGTCAGCCTGTACGGCTCGATTCTCGTGCTGCCGCAATACTTGCAAAATTCGCTCGGCTTCACTGCCACGCTTTCGGGCTTGACGATGCTGGTGCGCGCGGTATCCATCATGGTCTTTACGCCGATCACCGCGGCGCTGGCCGGGCGCGGCGTCATCGATCCGCGCGTGTCGACGGCGGTCGGGTTCGTGCTGCTCGGCGTTTCGAACTGGATCCTCGCCGGCGTCACCACGCCCGAGACGCAGTTCGGCACGCTGGTCGCATCGCTGATTCTCAGCGGCATCGGCTTGTCGCAGATCTTCGTGCCGCTCTCGATCGCGGTGCTCGGCGGCGTGCCCGACAAAGAGGTTCCGGCAACGTCGGCGTTTTTCAATCTGTCGCGTCAAGTGGGCGGCAGCATCGCTACGGCCGTGCTCGTGACCTTACTCGTTCGCGGAACGACGCTTCATCAGACGGAGCTGGCCGCGACGCAGACCTTGGCGCACGCGCCGACCGCTCAGTACCTTCAGACCGACGGTTCGCCGACGTCGCAAATCGAATTGGGTAACTTGGTGGCAGGGCAAGCCGCCGTGCAATCCTACGCAGACACGTCGCGCTGGGTGGCGATCATCACGATCGCGCTGACACCACTGGTACTGCTGCTCAATAAGCCGCGTCTCGGGCTCGTTGCCGCGGAGTAG
- a CDS encoding TolC family protein, with amino-acid sequence MKTVRPILASIALLSAFAAVLPLQPALARGSTPRATIPTPVPSPILPAVPTVAPGYAAPQVAPSTANIIGVTQQPFVGISLQDAVAMALVKNPDLAVSASNTKIARFQIVEAKGPFDVRFIVEPSTSFSVQPPLTLFGGGPPQDVVPGSSPGPGYVTQHQYGWQYGVGGQTINGTQYSAGIQQERTYNNTVLDTFNPYYLASLNLSVTQPLLKNFGMNAAKRQYKLSIVNQDAATAQALIDASNTISQVEDAYWNLVSAWRNVAIQEDALKDAVAQQGSNVRLARKGAAAPIDAVESSTQVAQFQDQVFSALQSVSELQNQLKALVVTDSGDPIWTANLVPTSSVLQLPSAADLGTIVTVADHNRPEVRQAKDKNDQAAIDRAYARNQSLPQADLSAQYQSNGFAGLLAPQPPILGLFCGGTCPTPPPHTQGGMAYAYHNLWAGLFPTLNLNFTVSFPLQNNVANGLKGQAAEEEYQARVLTEGVNERISFEARNALQSYQSALSRLNAARQGREAAEQVYASELRKFKNGTSTTFLVLQRQVELNQARGRELLAQTDLNKSVVELDRVEGTILTNNGVDLKTLGSQALATSPSKK; translated from the coding sequence GTGAAAACCGTTCGACCGATACTTGCCAGCATTGCTTTGCTCTCCGCCTTTGCGGCCGTGCTGCCGCTGCAGCCGGCGCTCGCACGCGGCTCGACGCCGCGCGCGACGATACCGACGCCGGTGCCGTCGCCGATTCTGCCGGCCGTGCCGACGGTGGCTCCCGGCTACGCCGCACCGCAAGTCGCGCCGAGCACCGCGAATATTATCGGCGTCACGCAGCAGCCGTTTGTCGGCATCTCGCTGCAAGACGCGGTCGCGATGGCATTGGTGAAGAATCCCGACCTCGCCGTCTCGGCGTCGAACACGAAGATCGCGCGCTTCCAAATCGTTGAAGCGAAGGGTCCGTTCGACGTGCGGTTTATCGTCGAACCGTCGACGAGCTTTAGCGTGCAGCCGCCGTTGACGCTGTTTGGCGGAGGTCCGCCGCAGGACGTCGTGCCCGGCTCGTCTCCGGGACCCGGCTACGTGACCCAGCACCAGTATGGATGGCAGTACGGCGTGGGCGGTCAAACGATCAACGGTACGCAGTACTCGGCGGGCATCCAGCAGGAACGTACGTACAATAACACCGTGCTCGATACGTTCAATCCGTACTATCTGGCTTCGCTGAACCTCTCCGTAACGCAGCCGTTGCTGAAAAACTTTGGGATGAACGCTGCGAAGCGCCAGTATAAGCTCTCAATCGTCAATCAAGATGCCGCCACCGCACAAGCCTTGATCGATGCCTCGAACACGATCTCGCAGGTTGAGGACGCTTATTGGAATCTCGTATCGGCGTGGCGCAACGTGGCCATTCAGGAGGACGCGCTCAAAGATGCCGTAGCGCAGCAGGGCAGCAACGTCCGCCTCGCGCGCAAAGGCGCGGCGGCGCCGATCGACGCCGTGGAATCGTCGACGCAAGTCGCCCAGTTTCAAGATCAGGTCTTTTCCGCGCTGCAGAGCGTATCCGAGCTGCAAAACCAGCTCAAAGCTCTCGTCGTTACCGATTCGGGCGACCCGATTTGGACGGCAAATTTGGTGCCGACCTCCTCGGTGTTGCAACTACCGAGCGCGGCGGATCTCGGCACGATCGTCACCGTCGCCGATCACAATCGGCCCGAGGTGCGTCAGGCCAAGGACAAGAACGACCAGGCAGCCATCGACCGCGCCTACGCTCGCAATCAGTCGCTTCCGCAGGCCGATCTCAGCGCGCAATATCAAAGCAATGGATTTGCCGGGCTCTTAGCGCCGCAGCCGCCGATACTGGGATTGTTTTGCGGCGGTACGTGTCCAACGCCGCCGCCGCACACGCAAGGCGGGATGGCGTATGCCTATCACAATCTGTGGGCAGGGCTGTTCCCAACCCTCAATCTCAACTTCACGGTGAGTTTCCCGCTGCAGAACAACGTCGCCAACGGCCTCAAAGGGCAAGCCGCCGAAGAAGAGTATCAGGCGCGCGTATTGACCGAGGGCGTCAACGAGCGAATCTCGTTTGAAGCGCGCAACGCACTGCAGTCGTATCAGTCGGCCCTCTCGCGTCTCAACGCCGCGCGCCAAGGCCGCGAAGCAGCCGAGCAAGTCTACGCGTCGGAACTGCGCAAGTTCAAGAATGGTACGTCGACGACGTTTCTCGTATTGCAGCGTCAGGTCGAGCTCAATCAGGCGCGCGGGCGCGAGCTGCTCGCGCAGACCGATCTGAATAAATCGGTCGTCGAGCTCGATCGCGTGGAAGGAACCATCTTGACGAACAACGGCGTGGACCTCAAGACGCTGGGCTCGCAAGCGCTGGCAACGTCACCCTCGAAAAAGTAA
- a CDS encoding TolC family protein, whose product MNVARPFVLSACLAVVVSTLTPLAPAGAQDSAPYPTPATLPMLPPVPTVAPGYRRPKTKPSPAHIVGVAQPFVGISLQDVIGMALLKNPNLAVSVSNSHIARYQIVQAKAPFDMQFRVEPSSSFQVTPPTNLFAGGPPIDCVSTLQNLCGPNNVFTHQSGFQYGLGGQTKAGTQYSAGIQQQRVYNNTGFNFFDPYYLASLNVSVSQPLLKNFGMNAGNRQLRLALINEDSAAAQSLIDTSNTLSQVEQAYWSLVAAWRNVAIQEDALKDAVTQQNSNVRLLHNGYASRVDVVQVSTQVATFRDQVYSALENVADLQNDLKALVVTDPDDPIWKANLVPTQSVLDLPSAEDLDAIVAAAKQNRPEVRQVADKQREADVDRAYARNQALPQADLNAQYMSNGFAGLLAPQSQFQRLLCGLPGFESGTGGSSSDARVVFKNCPTPPPHSQGIMAYAYHNLWAALYPSFNINLTVSFPLQNDLANGLRGQAAEEERQAKILKDAIAERISYEARNALQRYDSALSRLDAAGDAREAAEHVYASELRRFHDGQSTTFLVLQREVQLNEARGRELLAQTDLNKSVVELQRVEGTILTNNGVDLKTMGSQALATAPPSPAAGEKQR is encoded by the coding sequence GTGAACGTTGCACGGCCCTTTGTTCTTTCGGCATGTCTCGCCGTCGTCGTATCGACCTTAACGCCGCTCGCGCCGGCCGGTGCGCAGGATAGCGCGCCTTACCCGACGCCGGCAACGTTGCCGATGCTTCCGCCGGTGCCGACCGTTGCACCGGGCTACCGGAGGCCAAAAACGAAGCCGTCGCCGGCACACATCGTCGGCGTGGCGCAACCTTTCGTCGGCATCTCGCTGCAAGACGTGATCGGAATGGCGCTCCTGAAGAATCCGAATCTCGCCGTGTCGGTCTCGAACTCGCACATCGCCCGCTACCAGATCGTGCAAGCGAAGGCGCCGTTCGATATGCAGTTTCGCGTCGAGCCCTCCTCGAGTTTTCAAGTAACACCGCCGACGAATCTGTTTGCTGGGGGTCCTCCGATCGACTGCGTCTCGACACTACAGAACCTTTGCGGCCCCAACAACGTCTTCACGCATCAGTCAGGGTTCCAGTACGGGCTCGGCGGTCAAACGAAGGCCGGAACGCAGTATTCTGCCGGCATCCAGCAGCAGCGCGTGTATAACAACACCGGTTTCAACTTCTTCGACCCTTATTACTTGGCGTCGCTCAACGTATCGGTCTCGCAGCCGCTGTTGAAGAACTTCGGCATGAACGCCGGCAACCGCCAACTGAGGCTGGCGCTCATCAACGAAGACTCCGCGGCGGCACAATCACTCATCGATACATCCAATACGCTGTCGCAAGTGGAGCAAGCGTATTGGAGTCTCGTCGCGGCCTGGCGTAACGTCGCGATTCAAGAAGATGCGCTCAAGGATGCGGTAACGCAGCAGAACAGCAACGTTCGCTTACTGCATAATGGCTACGCGTCGCGCGTGGACGTCGTGCAAGTGTCGACGCAAGTTGCAACGTTCCGAGATCAAGTCTACTCTGCGCTCGAGAACGTCGCGGATTTGCAAAACGACTTGAAGGCGCTCGTCGTCACCGATCCCGACGATCCGATATGGAAGGCCAACCTCGTGCCCACGCAGTCGGTCCTCGACCTTCCGAGCGCCGAGGACCTGGACGCGATCGTCGCCGCAGCTAAGCAAAACCGCCCGGAGGTCCGTCAAGTCGCCGACAAACAGCGCGAAGCCGACGTCGATCGCGCTTACGCGCGAAACCAGGCTTTACCGCAGGCCGACCTAAATGCGCAGTATATGAGCAACGGCTTCGCCGGGTTGCTCGCCCCGCAATCTCAGTTCCAGCGGCTCTTGTGCGGCCTCCCCGGATTCGAATCTGGGACTGGGGGCAGCAGTAGCGACGCTAGAGTCGTGTTCAAGAACTGTCCGACCCCTCCACCTCATTCGCAAGGCATCATGGCTTACGCGTATCACAATCTTTGGGCGGCGCTCTATCCCAGTTTCAACATCAATCTTACCGTGAGCTTTCCGCTGCAGAACGATCTCGCGAACGGGCTACGCGGCCAAGCGGCCGAGGAAGAACGCCAGGCGAAGATTCTGAAGGACGCGATTGCGGAGCGCATCTCGTACGAGGCGCGTAACGCGCTGCAGCGTTACGATTCGGCCCTGTCACGACTCGATGCGGCCGGCGACGCGCGCGAGGCCGCCGAGCACGTCTATGCCAGCGAGTTACGCAGGTTCCACGACGGCCAATCGACGACGTTCCTCGTATTGCAGCGCGAGGTGCAGCTCAACGAGGCTCGCGGCCGCGAGCTGCTCGCACAGACCGATCTCAATAAGTCGGTCGTCGAGCTGCAGCGCGTCGAAGGCACGATCCTCACCAACAACGGCGTCGATTTGAAGACGATGGGCTCGCAAGCGCTCGCAACGGCGCCTCCGTCGCCGGCCGCAGGCGAAAAGCAGCGATGA
- a CDS encoding cupin domain-containing protein → MNDVILKRFESPDEVRTFDKGKFEVVNAGGMTIGRATYEPGWKWSVDVGAALGKKSCDVEHVGIVVSGRATAAMDDGTIVEMRAGDIFYIAPGHDSWVVGDEPYVSLHLMGAGAYAKH, encoded by the coding sequence ATGAACGACGTTATTCTCAAACGCTTCGAAAGCCCGGATGAAGTTCGCACCTTCGACAAGGGGAAATTCGAAGTCGTGAACGCCGGAGGCATGACGATCGGACGCGCGACCTACGAACCGGGTTGGAAATGGTCGGTCGACGTCGGCGCGGCATTAGGAAAGAAGAGCTGCGACGTGGAGCACGTCGGCATCGTCGTTTCGGGGCGTGCAACTGCTGCCATGGACGACGGAACCATCGTCGAGATGCGCGCGGGCGACATCTTTTATATCGCGCCCGGCCACGATAGCTGGGTCGTCGGCGACGAGCCCTACGTCTCGCTGCACCTCATGGGCGCGGGAGCCTACGCGAAGCATTAG
- a CDS encoding type II toxin-antitoxin system VapC family toxin, translated as MIVIDASTVVARALKDENSEHADIALSCAADHGAFVPGNFQTEIVNALIKAERRGRLDELKSGLILSEIAKLPLQTLSPDPHTILAAARTHGLTAYDAAYLALAMEKRCPLATVDAVLAAAAKKAGCQWKPS; from the coding sequence TTGATCGTCATCGACGCATCCACTGTCGTCGCTCGCGCCCTCAAGGATGAGAATAGCGAGCACGCCGACATCGCGCTATCGTGTGCCGCCGATCATGGCGCGTTCGTTCCCGGCAACTTCCAAACGGAAATTGTCAACGCCCTCATCAAAGCCGAGCGGCGAGGCCGGCTCGACGAGCTAAAGAGCGGACTGATCTTGTCCGAGATTGCCAAGCTCCCGCTGCAGACCCTGTCTCCGGATCCGCACACGATTTTAGCGGCAGCACGAACGCACGGTTTGACCGCATACGATGCGGCATACCTTGCGCTAGCGATGGAAAAGCGGTGCCCTCTGGCGACGGTTGACGCCGTCCTCGCTGCTGCCGCCAAGAAGGCGGGTTGCCAATGGAAGCCGAGCTAG
- a CDS encoding MerR family transcriptional regulator, protein MESEELFSIGELAKRCGVPVKTIRHYADEGVVPPSATSEAGYRMYTQSDARRLMLVRNLRALGFSLEAISSMLDGTRDPQDVAALQLELVQTQLRALERQRSILQAAATLRSREDVVRQLDAAYAAASLGAAEREHRLEQWLAKARTTPSSDGGNAKIRGMVLDGLPNDLSNEQLAAWVRLSALLDDPGLLETLRLQHQPFADVSWSEQEQMAFGAGVMQILSETYPLLAQGATATDERVQALAERYASHFASALNCEQSVDFPEWFADYGRRTNDPRIERFWNDVAILRGTPPMPPFTRAQALLVEAYRHG, encoded by the coding sequence ATGGAATCCGAAGAACTCTTTTCGATCGGCGAACTGGCGAAACGCTGCGGCGTGCCGGTGAAGACGATCCGCCACTATGCCGACGAAGGCGTGGTTCCGCCGAGTGCGACCAGCGAAGCGGGTTACCGCATGTACACGCAGAGCGACGCGCGGCGGCTCATGCTCGTGCGCAACCTGCGGGCGCTGGGATTCTCGCTCGAAGCCATCTCTTCGATGCTCGACGGAACGCGCGATCCGCAAGACGTCGCGGCGCTGCAGTTGGAGTTGGTGCAAACGCAGCTGCGCGCGCTCGAGCGGCAGCGCTCGATCCTGCAAGCCGCCGCGACGTTGCGCTCGCGGGAGGACGTGGTGCGCCAGCTCGATGCGGCCTACGCGGCGGCGTCGCTGGGTGCCGCCGAACGCGAACACCGATTGGAGCAATGGCTCGCGAAGGCACGGACGACACCCTCGTCGGACGGAGGCAACGCGAAAATTCGCGGCATGGTGCTGGACGGGCTGCCGAATGACCTTTCGAACGAACAGCTCGCGGCCTGGGTGCGGCTCTCCGCCCTCCTCGACGATCCCGGGCTGCTCGAAACGTTGCGCCTACAGCATCAACCGTTCGCCGACGTTTCCTGGAGCGAACAGGAGCAGATGGCTTTCGGGGCCGGCGTGATGCAGATTCTTTCCGAGACGTATCCGTTGCTTGCGCAGGGCGCGACCGCGACCGACGAGCGCGTACAAGCGCTGGCTGAACGATACGCGTCGCATTTCGCTAGCGCGCTCAACTGCGAGCAGTCCGTCGATTTCCCGGAGTGGTTTGCCGATTATGGGCGCCGCACGAACGATCCGCGCATCGAGCGCTTTTGGAACGACGTCGCGATCTTGCGCGGCACGCCGCCCATGCCGCCGTTCACCCGCGCGCAGGCCTTGCTCGTCGAAGCGTACCGTCACGGCTAG
- a CDS encoding nuclear transport factor 2 family protein → MKTVFACLAVLLLGASASSGSAQIAKQVIDLNTLLQSATQRYDSNTISKLITDDYTLVNGSGRVWDRDAFLKDIVDRSAVWMANDPSEVSVRSYNGDCAILIGLLHIKYRQNGKVHDLLARYTDVWVKNGGQWQYASGQASVYKRL, encoded by the coding sequence ATGAAGACCGTATTCGCGTGCCTTGCCGTCTTGCTGCTTGGCGCTTCGGCGTCGAGCGGAAGTGCGCAGATCGCTAAGCAAGTCATCGACTTAAACACGCTGCTGCAATCCGCGACGCAGCGGTACGATAGTAACACGATTTCAAAGCTGATCACGGACGACTATACGCTAGTCAACGGCAGCGGACGAGTGTGGGACCGCGATGCGTTTCTTAAGGATATCGTCGATCGGTCAGCCGTGTGGATGGCCAACGATCCCAGCGAGGTGTCGGTGCGGTCGTACAACGGCGATTGCGCAATTCTGATCGGCTTGCTGCACATCAAGTATCGCCAAAACGGTAAAGTTCACGACCTCCTTGCCCGCTATACCGACGTTTGGGTGAAAAACGGCGGCCAGTGGCAATATGCCAGCGGTCAAGCATCGGTATACAAGCGTCTGTAA
- the hpnI gene encoding bacteriohopanetetrol glucosamine biosynthesis glycosyltransferase HpnI: MVAIFFIVLLVIISAAGLAYLMLALMRTGAFASRTIPAIVDDDLAPSITVLKPVAGVEAGLYEALASFCTQDYPNYEVVFCLHDEDDPAAVIVERIRGDFFHTTIRVAFGHNDAMANPKIANLAKPGAEANGEIVVIADSDVIVTPEYLRAVAAEFATEGTGATTCPYGAIPNGTIVSELGAMHVEDEFLPSVLVALALGPLRFCMGATMAVRRDLLERIGGLEALGPYLADDHELGELVAKQGRTVTLCPYTVSTSVPEKQFADLCSHELRWARTKRAQAPAGYAFSFVMYAVPFAFALLLLAPGWPSFTLFLYIAMLRWFLHLASRGALRNRRKSYWWLIPVRDVMSLAIWLVSMFGRTVKWRDVRSTVAADGTLR; the protein is encoded by the coding sequence ATCGTAGCCATCTTCTTCATCGTCCTACTCGTCATCATCTCCGCGGCGGGGCTGGCGTATCTCATGCTGGCGCTCATGCGTACGGGCGCGTTCGCGAGCCGCACGATACCCGCCATCGTTGACGACGACCTCGCGCCGAGCATCACCGTCCTCAAGCCGGTCGCAGGCGTCGAAGCGGGCCTTTACGAGGCCCTGGCGTCATTTTGCACGCAGGATTATCCCAATTACGAGGTCGTCTTCTGCTTGCACGACGAGGACGATCCGGCGGCCGTTATCGTGGAACGCATACGCGGCGATTTCTTTCACACGACGATTCGCGTTGCGTTCGGTCACAACGACGCGATGGCCAACCCGAAGATCGCCAACCTTGCTAAACCGGGCGCCGAGGCCAACGGTGAGATCGTCGTCATCGCCGATAGCGACGTGATCGTGACGCCGGAGTACCTTCGAGCCGTTGCCGCGGAGTTCGCGACCGAGGGCACCGGCGCGACGACCTGCCCGTACGGGGCGATTCCCAACGGTACCATCGTGTCCGAACTCGGCGCGATGCACGTGGAGGACGAGTTTCTTCCCTCGGTTCTCGTAGCGCTGGCGCTCGGACCGCTGCGCTTCTGCATGGGAGCGACCATGGCCGTTCGGCGCGATCTGCTCGAGCGCATCGGCGGTTTGGAAGCGCTCGGGCCGTATCTCGCCGACGATCACGAGCTGGGTGAGCTCGTCGCAAAACAGGGACGCACGGTCACGCTCTGTCCCTACACGGTAAGCACGTCGGTTCCGGAAAAGCAGTTTGCCGATCTCTGCTCGCACGAGCTACGTTGGGCGCGAACCAAGCGCGCCCAGGCGCCGGCCGGCTACGCTTTTTCTTTCGTGATGTACGCCGTGCCGTTCGCATTCGCATTGCTGCTGCTCGCTCCGGGCTGGCCGTCGTTTACGCTCTTTCTCTATATCGCGATGCTGCGCTGGTTCTTGCACCTGGCATCGCGCGGCGCGCTGCGCAATCGTCGCAAATCGTATTGGTGGCTCATCCCGGTGCGCGACGTAATGAGCTTAGCGATATGGCTCGTCAGCATGTTCGGGCGAACCGTTAAATGGCGCGACGTTCGTTCGACCGTGGCGGCCGACGGCACGCTTCGCTAA
- the hpnK gene encoding hopanoid biosynthesis-associated protein HpnK: protein MKRVIFNADDFGISREVNEAIEIAHRNGVLRAASLMTGAPAFDDAVERARGLPSLAVGLHVVLVHGKPVLPPERIAKIVGRDGRFFTDLVGAGVTFFFRPGAARQLEAEIRAQFERFAATGLALDHVDAQSHMHVHPTVYRLILKVGREFGMRAIRIPREPYGGTRTIEPWVALMRARARRQGVTSNDYVYGVNDAGAMNEARVLRMLDGLPNGVTELFFHPATGPFAGADAGTDRFQWKEELDALTSPAVREALTRNHIESTTYGALSS, encoded by the coding sequence ATTAAGCGCGTCATCTTTAACGCCGACGACTTCGGTATTTCACGTGAAGTCAACGAAGCGATCGAAATCGCGCATCGTAATGGGGTTCTTCGCGCAGCCAGTCTGATGACGGGCGCGCCGGCGTTCGACGATGCCGTCGAACGGGCGCGGGGACTGCCGTCGTTAGCAGTCGGCTTACACGTCGTGCTGGTGCATGGGAAGCCCGTGCTGCCGCCCGAACGCATTGCGAAGATCGTCGGCCGGGACGGCCGCTTCTTTACCGATCTCGTCGGCGCCGGAGTAACCTTCTTCTTTCGTCCAGGCGCTGCACGCCAGCTCGAGGCCGAGATCCGCGCGCAGTTCGAGCGGTTCGCCGCCACGGGACTCGCCCTGGATCACGTCGACGCGCAAAGCCATATGCACGTCCATCCGACGGTCTATCGCCTGATACTCAAGGTCGGGCGCGAGTTCGGAATGCGCGCGATCCGCATTCCGCGCGAACCGTACGGCGGTACACGCACGATCGAGCCGTGGGTGGCGCTCATGCGTGCCCGCGCCCGCCGTCAAGGCGTGACGAGCAACGACTACGTATACGGCGTCAACGACGCCGGCGCGATGAACGAAGCGCGCGTGCTGCGGATGCTCGACGGCTTACCCAACGGCGTTACCGAGTTGTTCTTCCATCCGGCGACGGGCCCGTTCGCCGGTGCCGACGCCGGGACGGACCGTTTCCAGTGGAAAGAAGAACTCGACGCACTTACGAGCCCAGCCGTTCGCGAAGCACTCACCCGCAACCACATTGAAAGCACCACGTATGGTGCATTGTCATCCTGA